A genomic segment from Lutibacter sp. A80 encodes:
- the pgi gene encoding glucose-6-phosphate isomerase, giving the protein MMKNINPTETNAWKKLTNHYDTVKDLHLKSLFNNDATRKETFTLNFNEFEFDFSKNRITKETIEYLLELANESELKSAMDAYFSGDKINETEKRAVLHTALRNQTATEILVDGKNVMPEVKETLSKMESFTNKVVSGDWKGYTNKSITDVVNIGIGGSDLGPDMVVESLKYYKNHLNVHFVSNIDGDHVQETIKNLNPETTLFVIVSKTFTTQETLTNATTIKKWFLQTASEKDVAKHFVAVSTNLKTVSEFGIDSDNIFTMWDWVGGRFSLWSTVGLTISLAVGFQNFKDLLIGAFEMDEHFKNTPFEKNAPVISSLIGIWYTNFFKSESEVILPYSQYLSKLAPYLQQAIMESNGKSVDRNGNRVNYQTGNIIWGSPGTNSQHAFMQLLHQGTKLIPADFIGFKESLYGNVEHHTKLMANFYGQTQALAEGKTKEEAHLDLKTQGKIDEIETLLPFKVFEGNKPSTSILIDKLTPKTLGGLIAFYEHKIFIQGIIWNIYSFDQFGVELGKELAHKNLQKNN; this is encoded by the coding sequence CTGATGAAAAATATAAATCCTACTGAAACTAATGCTTGGAAAAAACTTACTAACCATTACGATACAGTAAAAGACCTTCACTTAAAGTCGCTTTTTAACAATGACGCTACTAGAAAAGAAACATTTACTCTTAATTTTAATGAGTTTGAATTTGACTTTTCTAAAAACAGAATAACCAAAGAAACTATAGAATACCTTTTAGAATTAGCAAATGAGTCTGAATTAAAAAGTGCTATGGATGCTTATTTTTCTGGAGACAAAATTAATGAAACAGAAAAAAGAGCTGTATTACACACTGCTTTAAGAAATCAAACTGCAACAGAAATTTTAGTTGATGGTAAAAATGTAATGCCAGAAGTAAAAGAAACACTAAGTAAAATGGAATCTTTTACTAATAAAGTTGTTTCTGGAGATTGGAAAGGATATACAAATAAATCAATTACAGATGTTGTAAATATTGGTATTGGAGGTTCAGATTTAGGACCTGATATGGTTGTAGAATCATTAAAATACTATAAAAATCATTTAAATGTACATTTTGTTTCAAATATAGATGGAGACCATGTTCAAGAAACTATCAAAAATCTAAATCCTGAAACTACCTTGTTTGTTATTGTTTCTAAAACATTTACAACTCAAGAAACACTTACAAATGCTACTACTATAAAAAAATGGTTTTTACAAACTGCTTCAGAAAAAGATGTTGCAAAACACTTTGTTGCTGTTTCAACAAACTTAAAAACAGTAAGTGAATTTGGAATTGATAGCGATAATATTTTTACAATGTGGGACTGGGTTGGTGGTCGTTTTTCATTATGGAGTACCGTTGGACTTACTATTAGTTTAGCTGTAGGTTTTCAAAATTTTAAAGACCTATTAATTGGTGCTTTTGAAATGGATGAACATTTTAAAAATACACCTTTTGAAAAAAATGCACCTGTTATTTCAAGTTTAATAGGTATTTGGTATACAAATTTCTTTAAAAGTGAAAGCGAAGTTATTCTACCATATTCTCAGTACTTAAGCAAACTTGCACCATACTTACAACAAGCAATTATGGAAAGTAATGGTAAAAGTGTTGATAGAAATGGAAACCGTGTAAACTACCAAACAGGAAATATTATTTGGGGAAGCCCTGGTACAAACTCTCAACATGCTTTTATGCAATTATTACACCAAGGTACTAAATTAATTCCAGCAGATTTTATTGGATTTAAAGAGTCTCTTTATGGTAATGTAGAACATCATACAAAATTAATGGCTAATTTTTATGGTCAAACACAAGCTTTAGCTGAAGGAAAAACCAAAGAAGAAGCACATTTAGACTTAAAAACACAAGGTAAAATTGATGAAATTGAAACCTTACTTCCATTTAAAGTTTTTGAGGGAAACAAACCAAGTACAAGTATTTTAATTGATAAATTAACACCAAAAACTTTAGGAGGTTTAATTGCATTTTATGAACATAAAATATTTATTCAAGGTATTATTTGGAATATTTACAGTTTCGATCAATTTGGAGTGGAATTAGGTAAAGAATTAGCACATAAAAACCTTCAAAAAAACAACTAA
- a CDS encoding peptidoglycan DD-metalloendopeptidase family protein, whose amino-acid sequence MKKLFTLIIFAILISCKENKPEVINIPKEVKPVVIEEFGFKLNDYKVINDTIKSGENFSEILDRHRIAYPKVLEIVNKIKDTFNVRKIKSGIPYTILAKNDSTQQAQVFIYQHSKVRYTVIDFKDSITTAYNGKKPVRKELKTASGIITNNLSQTMDDLGYSSYLTSKMADQIYAWTIDFSRLQKNDKFKIIYEQLYINDTVPVGIGEVKASFFEHGGKPFYAFQFVADTTLNIPDYFDDEANNLRRQFLKMPIQFGRLSSRYNLKRRIAFYGNKIRPHLGTDFAAPIGTPIMATANGVVTESRRKGGNGNYVKIRHNSTYSTQYLHMSKRAVKVGDVVKQGDVIGYIGMTGNTSGPHVCYRFWKNGKQVDPLKEELPAAEPMKEAIKPAYFKFIESLKNQLDAIEYPEISTEIITPQEELNS is encoded by the coding sequence TTGAAAAAATTATTTACACTTATAATATTCGCCATATTAATTTCTTGCAAAGAAAATAAACCCGAAGTAATTAACATTCCAAAAGAAGTAAAACCAGTTGTTATTGAAGAATTTGGTTTTAAATTAAATGATTACAAAGTAATTAATGACACTATTAAATCTGGCGAAAATTTTAGTGAAATTTTAGATAGACATCGAATAGCATATCCAAAAGTATTAGAAATTGTTAATAAAATTAAGGATACATTTAATGTAAGAAAAATAAAAAGCGGTATCCCTTATACAATTTTAGCTAAAAACGATTCTACCCAACAAGCGCAAGTTTTTATTTACCAACACTCTAAAGTACGATATACCGTAATAGATTTTAAAGATTCTATAACCACTGCCTATAATGGAAAAAAACCAGTAAGAAAAGAATTAAAAACAGCTTCTGGAATTATAACCAATAACCTTTCACAAACTATGGATGATTTAGGTTATAGTTCTTATTTAACATCTAAAATGGCAGATCAAATTTATGCCTGGACAATAGATTTTTCTAGACTTCAAAAAAATGATAAATTTAAAATAATATATGAGCAATTATATATAAATGATACCGTTCCTGTTGGAATTGGAGAAGTTAAAGCTTCCTTTTTTGAACATGGTGGTAAACCTTTTTATGCATTTCAATTTGTTGCCGATACTACCTTAAATATTCCAGATTATTTTGATGATGAAGCCAATAATTTACGTCGTCAATTTTTAAAAATGCCAATTCAATTTGGAAGACTTTCATCTCGTTATAATTTAAAAAGAAGAATTGCTTTTTACGGTAATAAAATTAGACCGCATTTAGGTACTGATTTTGCTGCACCAATTGGAACTCCAATTATGGCTACAGCAAATGGAGTTGTTACAGAATCTCGTAGAAAGGGAGGAAATGGTAATTATGTAAAAATTCGTCATAATAGCACTTACAGCACTCAATATTTACATATGAGTAAACGAGCCGTAAAAGTTGGAGACGTTGTAAAACAAGGAGATGTAATTGGTTATATTGGTATGACAGGAAACACATCTGGACCCCATGTTTGTTATCGTTTTTGGAAAAATGGCAAACAAGTAGATCCGTTAAAAGAAGAATTGCCAGCTGCAGAACCTATGAAAGAAGCTATAAAACCAGCATATTTTAAATTTATAGAATCTCTAAAAAATCAATTAGACGCAATCGAGTACCCTGAAATAAGTACTGAAATAATTACACCACAAGAAGAATTAAATTCATAA
- a CDS encoding DUF3108 domain-containing protein, whose amino-acid sequence MKKYIFILFLLIFTISHSQTVKLDAVNSEKKFAFQGGEWLKFRMSYSNFFNAGFSTIEVRDTENSGKEAFHIIGKGKSTGIVSLLFKVKDDYQTFIYKETLKPYRFIRKIDEGGYTKDKEITFDYNTKQAIVKNNKKNTETKHPINDEIQDMLSSLYYLRNQKLNNLNVGDEIELPMFFDQEIHNFKLQFLGTEVINTKFGKINSLTFRPMVQAGRVFKEQESVTVWISDDANKIPLRIKASLAVGSLRADLDAFKGLAHPFNIIFDN is encoded by the coding sequence ATGAAAAAATATATTTTTATACTATTCCTTCTGATTTTTACTATATCACATAGTCAAACGGTGAAATTAGATGCTGTTAATTCAGAAAAGAAATTTGCATTCCAAGGTGGAGAATGGTTGAAATTTAGAATGAGTTATAGTAATTTTTTTAATGCGGGCTTTTCTACTATTGAGGTTAGAGATACTGAAAATTCAGGAAAAGAAGCCTTTCATATTATTGGTAAAGGAAAATCAACCGGTATTGTAAGCTTATTGTTTAAAGTAAAAGATGACTATCAAACATTTATCTATAAAGAAACCTTAAAACCATATCGATTTATTAGAAAAATTGATGAAGGAGGTTATACAAAAGATAAAGAAATTACGTTTGACTATAACACAAAACAAGCAATAGTAAAAAATAATAAAAAAAATACAGAAACAAAGCACCCAATAAATGATGAAATTCAAGATATGCTATCATCGTTATACTATTTAAGAAATCAAAAATTAAATAATTTAAACGTTGGAGATGAAATTGAATTGCCTATGTTTTTTGATCAAGAAATTCATAACTTTAAATTACAATTTTTAGGAACAGAAGTAATAAATACTAAGTTTGGAAAAATTAACTCTTTAACTTTTAGACCTATGGTACAAGCAGGTAGGGTGTTTAAAGAGCAAGAAAGTGTTACTGTTTGGATAAGTGATGATGCTAATAAAATTCCATTAAGAATTAAAGCTTCACTTGCAGTTGGATCTCTTAGAGCAGATTTAGATGCTTTTAAAGGATTAGCCCATCCTTTTAACATTATTTTTGACAATTAA
- a CDS encoding NifU family protein, translated as MNPEELKANVENALQEIRPYLEADGGNISLVEITEDTVSVQLEGACLGCSVNQMTLKNGVEATIIKHAPQIKRVIEINGIKF; from the coding sequence ATGAATCCAGAAGAACTAAAAGCAAATGTAGAAAATGCTTTACAAGAAATAAGACCTTATTTAGAAGCTGACGGTGGCAATATTTCTTTAGTTGAAATTACTGAAGATACAGTAAGTGTCCAATTAGAAGGTGCTTGTTTAGGTTGTTCTGTAAATCAAATGACTCTAAAAAATGGTGTTGAAGCCACTATAATAAAACATGCTCCTCAAATAAAAAGAGTAATAGAAATCAACGGAATTAAATTTTAA
- a CDS encoding Mrp/NBP35 family ATP-binding protein, protein MAYNKKDITKALETITAPGEGKSLVESGAVKNIVTFDKEIIVDVTISNPTLQAKKKVEVEIMKAIHLHVDQKADVKVNVTSEAPPVAPLKPEKPKVPGIKNIIAIASGKGGVGKSTITANMAISLQKMGFKVGILDADIYGPSIHLMFDVANAKPLSAEIEGRSKMLPVESYGVKILSLGFFTDANQAVIWRGAMASKALNQMIFDAHWGELDFLLIDLPPGTGDIHLSIVQAVPVTGAVIVSTPQNIALADAKKGVAMFQQETINVPVLGIVENMSYFTPAELPDNKYYIFGKDGAKNLAEDIDTEFLGEVPLVQSIREAGDVGHPVALQENTPLEEAFSLITKNALSQLVKRNKDLPPTEVVRISTMSGCSTN, encoded by the coding sequence ATGGCTTATAATAAAAAAGATATCACAAAAGCACTTGAAACTATAACAGCACCCGGAGAAGGTAAAAGTTTAGTTGAAAGTGGAGCAGTTAAAAATATTGTTACTTTTGATAAAGAAATTATTGTAGATGTAACTATTAGTAACCCTACACTACAAGCAAAAAAGAAAGTTGAAGTTGAAATTATGAAAGCTATTCACTTACATGTGGATCAAAAAGCCGACGTAAAAGTAAATGTTACTTCAGAAGCACCTCCAGTAGCACCTTTAAAACCAGAAAAACCAAAAGTACCTGGAATTAAAAATATTATTGCAATTGCCTCAGGAAAAGGTGGTGTAGGAAAATCTACAATTACTGCAAATATGGCAATATCACTTCAAAAAATGGGTTTTAAGGTTGGTATTTTAGATGCCGATATTTATGGTCCCTCAATACATTTAATGTTTGATGTTGCTAATGCAAAACCACTATCTGCTGAAATTGAAGGTCGCTCAAAAATGTTACCAGTAGAAAGCTATGGTGTAAAAATACTTTCATTAGGTTTCTTTACAGATGCAAATCAAGCTGTAATTTGGCGTGGAGCAATGGCTTCAAAAGCATTAAATCAAATGATTTTTGATGCGCATTGGGGCGAATTAGATTTTCTATTAATTGATTTACCTCCAGGAACAGGAGATATTCACTTATCAATAGTACAAGCAGTTCCTGTAACAGGTGCTGTAATTGTAAGTACACCTCAAAATATAGCTTTAGCAGATGCTAAAAAAGGAGTAGCTATGTTCCAACAAGAAACTATTAACGTTCCTGTTTTAGGTATTGTTGAAAACATGAGTTACTTTACACCAGCAGAATTACCAGATAATAAATATTATATTTTTGGAAAAGATGGTGCAAAAAATTTAGCTGAAGATATTGATACTGAATTTTTAGGAGAAGTACCATTGGTACAAAGTATTAGAGAAGCTGGTGATGTTGGTCATCCAGTTGCTCTACAAGAAAATACACCTTTAGAAGAGGCTTTTAGTTTAATAACTAAAAATGCGTTATCGCAATTAGTAAAAAGAAACAAAGATTTACCTCCTACAGAAGTTGTAAGAATTTCCACTATGAGTGGTTGTAGCACAAACTAA
- a CDS encoding MGMT family protein, with product MKETDNFFDKVYKVAEQIPFGRVTSYGAIAKYLGAARSARMVGWAMNASHNNQKIPAHRVVNRKGLLTGKQHFDGTNLMQQLLESEGIQVVENQIQNFDSLFWDPCKELS from the coding sequence TTGAAAGAAACTGATAATTTTTTTGATAAAGTATACAAAGTAGCTGAACAAATTCCATTTGGAAGAGTAACTAGTTATGGAGCAATTGCAAAATATTTAGGAGCTGCACGTTCTGCTAGAATGGTTGGTTGGGCTATGAATGCATCTCACAACAATCAAAAAATTCCAGCACATAGAGTTGTAAATAGAAAAGGCTTATTAACCGGAAAACAACATTTTGATGGCACTAATTTAATGCAACAATTATTGGAGAGCGAAGGTATTCAAGTTGTAGAAAATCAAATTCAAAATTTCGACTCCCTTTTTTGGGATCCGTGTAAAGAATTATCTTAA
- a CDS encoding LysE family transporter: protein MVLQFILGFLTSFVAATPPGLLNLTSLKISLEKGKRKSYHFAFGVTFIIFIQTYISLVFINYLHNTSFIGTSFQQIAVILFALLSIFFFYKGIKEKKTQKIKKSKIKNSFTLGVILSSLNLLAIPYYCSVGSALKSNGWMDLTQTNIVIFMLGSGFGTFALLSIYNNSAKLIQKKMGLISRNINFVLAGITGLIALITLIQLLN, encoded by the coding sequence ATGGTGCTACAATTTATTTTAGGGTTTTTAACCTCTTTTGTAGCGGCTACACCTCCTGGTTTATTAAATTTAACCTCTTTAAAAATTAGTTTAGAAAAAGGAAAGCGAAAAAGTTACCATTTTGCTTTTGGTGTTACTTTTATTATTTTTATACAAACCTATATTTCGTTAGTTTTTATAAATTACCTTCATAACACATCTTTTATTGGAACATCTTTTCAACAAATTGCGGTAATTTTATTTGCGTTACTTTCTATTTTCTTTTTTTACAAAGGAATAAAAGAGAAAAAAACACAAAAAATAAAAAAATCGAAAATTAAAAATAGTTTTACGCTTGGTGTAATTTTATCATCTTTAAATCTTTTAGCAATCCCTTATTATTGCAGTGTAGGAAGTGCATTAAAATCTAACGGCTGGATGGATCTTACGCAAACAAATATTGTAATTTTTATGTTAGGTTCAGGATTTGGAACCTTTGCTTTATTAAGTATTTACAACAACTCGGCTAAATTAATTCAAAAAAAAATGGGTTTAATTTCTAGAAATATCAATTTTGTTTTGGCTGGAATTACAGGCTTAATTGCACTTATAACATTAATTCAATTATTAAATTGA
- the trmB gene encoding tRNA (guanosine(46)-N7)-methyltransferase TrmB, producing MGSKNKLKRFRENDTFSNVIQPTREEILKGFSKKGNWQAFFNNNNPIVLELGCGKGEYTIALARKNPNVNYIGIDLKGARFWRGAKTALEENLTNVAFIRTQIELIDLIFAENEVAEIWITFPDPQIKYTRTKHRLTNAVFLKKYHQVLKPEGIVNLKTDSEFMHGYTLGLLHGAGHEVIYAHHDIYKNAHSPKEVTETQTFYEKQYLEKQKPITYIQFRLNY from the coding sequence GTGGGAAGCAAAAACAAATTAAAAAGATTTCGTGAAAACGATACATTTTCTAATGTAATTCAACCTACACGAGAAGAAATACTTAAAGGCTTTTCAAAAAAAGGAAACTGGCAAGCATTTTTTAATAACAACAATCCAATAGTTTTAGAATTAGGATGCGGTAAAGGTGAATACACAATTGCATTGGCTCGTAAAAATCCAAATGTAAATTATATTGGTATTGACTTAAAAGGTGCACGTTTTTGGCGAGGTGCTAAAACTGCATTAGAAGAAAACTTAACTAATGTTGCATTTATTAGAACTCAAATAGAATTAATTGATTTAATATTTGCTGAAAACGAAGTAGCTGAAATTTGGATTACTTTTCCAGATCCACAAATTAAATATACACGTACAAAGCATAGATTAACAAATGCCGTGTTTTTAAAGAAATACCATCAAGTTTTAAAACCAGAAGGTATAGTAAATTTAAAAACAGATAGCGAATTTATGCATGGTTATACCTTAGGTTTATTACATGGCGCAGGTCATGAAGTTATATATGCACATCACGATATTTATAAAAATGCTCATTCACCTAAAGAAGTTACTGAAACACAAACTTTTTACGAAAAACAATATTTAGAAAAGCAAAAACCTATTACTTATATTCAATTTAGATTAAACTATTAA
- a CDS encoding uracil phosphoribosyltransferase — translation MIANNIFKAIGDFFTNVLFAPYDSIRGMDNWWAQNTISWVFIIIVFFAFLYWLGEIRKYKKAGNE, via the coding sequence ATGATTGCAAACAATATTTTTAAAGCGATAGGTGATTTTTTTACTAATGTTTTATTTGCTCCTTACGACAGTATTAGAGGAATGGATAATTGGTGGGCTCAAAACACAATAAGTTGGGTTTTTATTATTATCGTATTTTTTGCCTTTTTATATTGGCTAGGCGAAATAAGAAAATACAAAAAAGCTGGAAACGAGTAA
- a CDS encoding DUF6427 family protein, giving the protein MIANFFNKSKPVIIVNLLLLFAILYLIATFLFTQINVSIVSFGVILVGFIGFVFMLLAINFIINKNKLTGDNSYALLIIILLFGSFYETMFNVNLFFSNLLLFFAFRKIYSLKSGFNTKSKLFDAGFWIGISAILYSWSILFLILIYVAMFLYNKITLKNLAIPIIGFLFPIIGFFTYHFYFESLDVFYNKLILEYSFDYYSYNNLKYLIPLSVLITLILWSLVFLTPKVLLVNNSFKSAFQIIINHLIISIVIVLFSPHKNGSEMFFLLFPSGVIIANYLQKITSKIFKNVILYLFFIVTIAVYLL; this is encoded by the coding sequence ATGATAGCAAATTTTTTTAATAAATCTAAACCTGTAATAATTGTTAACCTACTATTGCTCTTTGCAATATTGTATTTAATAGCAACATTTTTATTTACTCAAATTAATGTTTCAATAGTATCTTTTGGAGTTATTCTGGTTGGTTTTATTGGATTTGTTTTTATGTTATTGGCTATAAATTTTATTATAAATAAGAATAAATTAACAGGTGATAACTCGTATGCCTTATTAATAATTATTTTATTGTTTGGTAGTTTTTACGAAACAATGTTTAATGTAAACTTATTTTTTTCCAACTTATTACTGTTTTTTGCGTTTAGAAAAATTTATAGTTTAAAGTCGGGTTTTAATACAAAATCTAAATTATTTGATGCCGGTTTTTGGATTGGTATTTCAGCAATTTTATATTCTTGGAGTATTTTATTTTTAATATTGATTTATGTAGCAATGTTTCTCTACAATAAAATTACTTTAAAAAATTTAGCAATACCTATTATTGGATTTTTGTTTCCTATAATCGGGTTTTTTACCTATCATTTTTATTTTGAAAGTCTAGATGTTTTTTACAATAAGCTAATTTTAGAATACAGTTTTGATTATTACAGCTATAATAATTTAAAATATTTAATACCACTATCTGTATTAATAACACTTATATTATGGAGTCTTGTTTTTTTAACACCTAAAGTATTATTGGTTAACAATTCTTTTAAATCAGCATTTCAAATAATTATAAATCACTTAATTATTTCAATTGTAATTGTATTGTTTTCGCCACATAAGAACGGTTCAGAAATGTTTTTTCTATTATTTCCATCTGGAGTAATAATAGCTAACTACTTACAAAAAATTACATCTAAAATATTTAAGAATGTAATTTTATATTTATTTTTTATAGTTACTATTGCGGTGTATTTACTATAA
- the upp gene encoding uracil phosphoribosyltransferase — translation MIVNILDSKKSILNKFISEIRDVSVQKDSMRFRRNIGRIGEIIAYKISQTLTFEKNTVTTPLGTKVVDTPKNDIVLCSILRAGIPLHDGLLNYFDDAENAFISAYRKQRNDKEFDIKVEYFASPSLDNKTLILADPILATGQSLVAVFEGLKKHGTPKEIHLACVIGATEGIEYIKDHFPKDTKLWIGTVDEKLNSHGYIVPGLGDAGDLAFGVKL, via the coding sequence ATGATTGTCAATATATTAGATTCCAAAAAATCAATATTAAATAAATTTATTTCTGAAATAAGAGATGTGTCAGTTCAAAAAGATTCTATGCGTTTTAGACGAAATATTGGTAGAATTGGTGAAATAATTGCATATAAAATTAGTCAGACATTAACTTTTGAAAAAAACACAGTTACTACACCTCTAGGAACTAAAGTAGTAGACACACCAAAAAACGATATTGTTTTATGTTCAATTTTAAGAGCTGGAATTCCTTTACATGATGGACTTCTAAATTATTTTGATGATGCAGAAAACGCTTTTATTTCAGCATATAGAAAACAACGAAACGATAAAGAGTTTGACATTAAAGTAGAGTATTTTGCTTCACCTAGTTTAGATAACAAAACATTAATTTTAGCGGATCCAATTTTAGCAACTGGCCAATCTTTAGTTGCTGTTTTTGAAGGTTTAAAAAAACATGGTACTCCAAAAGAAATTCATTTAGCTTGTGTTATTGGTGCTACAGAAGGTATTGAATATATTAAAGATCACTTTCCAAAAGACACAAAATTATGGATTGGAACTGTTGATGAAAAATTAAACAGTCATGGATATATTGTTCCTGGTTTAGGAGATGCAGGAGATTTAGCTTTTGGCGTAAAATTATAG
- the lysM gene encoding peptidoglycan-binding protein LysM: MGLFSFIKDAGAKVFGIGKTTAEEAADTAAIAKEKAVKLSNAIETLDLKVKDLNVEVNGDNATVWGQADSQATREKVILVLGNTEGIATVDDKMTVEVPEPEAQFHTVVKGDYLSKIAKKYYGDAMKYPVIFEANKPMLTDPDKIYPGQVLRIPALD, from the coding sequence ATGGGATTATTTTCATTTATTAAAGATGCTGGAGCTAAAGTTTTTGGTATCGGTAAAACTACTGCAGAAGAAGCAGCTGATACAGCGGCTATTGCTAAAGAAAAAGCAGTAAAGCTTTCGAATGCTATCGAAACTTTAGATTTAAAAGTAAAAGATTTAAATGTAGAAGTTAATGGAGACAATGCAACTGTTTGGGGACAAGCAGATTCTCAGGCAACTCGTGAAAAAGTAATTTTGGTATTAGGAAATACTGAAGGTATAGCAACAGTTGATGACAAAATGACTGTTGAAGTTCCAGAACCTGAAGCTCAATTTCATACAGTAGTTAAAGGAGATTATTTAAGTAAAATTGCTAAAAAATATTATGGAGATGCAATGAAATATCCAGTTATTTTTGAAGCGAATAAACCAATGCTTACAGATCCAGATAAAATTTATCCAGGTCAAGTATTAAGAATACCAGCTTTAGATTAA
- a CDS encoding glycosyltransferase family 9 protein encodes MNNFKHLLVIRLSAMGDVAMTVPVLRALVDQHPNVKITVLSKPFLKPLFKDIKNVNFVAADVTNKHKGFFGIYKLYKELKLLNIDAVADLHNVLRSIVLRTFFKISFKKVAFINKGRSEKRALTQTKNKVFKQLKTTHQRYADVFRSLGFQLDISNPVFPEKKQLSKELLKITGTKSEKWVGIAPFAQYNSKMYPIDLMKKVIAELSKNSNLKILLFGGGKKEVEILDAIATKYTNTINIAGKIKLQQELNLISNLDCMLSMDSGNAHFAAMLGINTITIWGITHPFTGFAPFNQPFENAILPDLKKYPNIPCSIYGNKVCEGYEDVMLSIPPEKVTTKILEAIK; translated from the coding sequence TTGAATAATTTTAAACATTTATTGGTTATTAGACTCTCTGCAATGGGAGATGTTGCTATGACCGTTCCAGTATTAAGAGCTCTTGTTGATCAACATCCAAATGTTAAAATAACAGTGCTTTCTAAGCCATTTTTAAAACCCTTATTTAAAGACATTAAAAATGTAAATTTTGTTGCTGCAGATGTAACTAATAAACACAAAGGTTTTTTTGGAATTTATAAATTGTATAAAGAATTAAAACTTTTAAATATTGATGCCGTAGCAGACTTACACAATGTTTTACGCTCTATAGTTTTACGAACTTTTTTTAAAATTTCATTTAAAAAAGTAGCTTTTATTAATAAAGGAAGAAGTGAAAAACGTGCTCTAACACAAACTAAAAACAAAGTTTTTAAACAATTAAAAACTACACACCAACGGTATGCCGATGTTTTTAGAAGTTTAGGATTTCAATTAGATATTTCTAATCCAGTTTTTCCAGAAAAAAAACAACTTTCTAAAGAACTATTAAAAATTACAGGCACTAAATCTGAAAAATGGGTAGGAATTGCTCCTTTTGCACAGTACAATTCTAAAATGTACCCAATAGATTTAATGAAAAAAGTAATTGCAGAATTATCTAAAAACAGCAATTTAAAAATACTTTTATTTGGTGGCGGTAAAAAAGAAGTTGAAATTTTAGATGCTATTGCTACTAAATATACTAATACAATAAATATTGCGGGAAAGATAAAGCTACAACAAGAACTAAATTTAATTTCAAATTTAGATTGTATGTTAAGTATGGATTCTGGAAACGCACATTTTGCAGCAATGTTGGGTATAAACACCATAACTATTTGGGGAATTACACACCCATTTACAGGTTTTGCTCCTTTTAATCAACCTTTTGAAAATGCAATTTTACCCGATTTAAAAAAGTACCCAAATATACCTTGTTCTATTTATGGTAATAAAGTATGTGAAGGTTATGAAGATGTTATGTTAAGTATTCCTCCAGAAAAAGTAACAACTAAAATTCTTGAAGCTATTAAATAA